TAGATATTTATGACATAGGTCGGAGAATATTAGAAAATTTAGTTGGAACTACTAATCTTAGTCTACAAGAATTAAAGGAAGATGTTATTGTCGTTGCCCATAATTTAACACCATCAGATACCTCGCATATGTATAAAGGGAAGATAATGGGTTTTGCGACAGATATAGGTGGTCAAACCTCGCATACCGCCATTATGGCGCGTGCCTTAGAAATTCCAGCCGTAGTTGGATTAAGAGATATAACATTTCGAGTTAAATCCGGAGATATTCTAATTATTGATGGTAGTCATGGTATTGTTATTGTTAATCCAGATAAAGCGACGATTAACGAATATGAGAAAAAGAAAAAGATATTTGATGAATTTAAAGCGGGCTTAGCCTGGCTAAAAGACTTGCCAGGTCAAACGAATGATGGTTATAGAGTTGACATTGCGGCTAATATTGAACTACCAGAGGAAATTGATGTTGTAAAGGATGAAGGGGCAGAGGGAATTGGATTATACCGCACTGAATTTTTGTATCTGGATAGAACTGAATTACCAGATGAAGATGAACAATTAAAGGCATATCAACAAGTAATATCTCAAATGAAACCATATCCTGTGACGATAAGAACATTAGATGTAGGTGGAGATAAATATTTATCTTACTTAGGAACTCCAACCGAAGTAAATCCTTTCCTTGGATTGCGAGCAATCCGATTATGTTTAAGATATAAGAATATGTTTAAAACACAAATAAGAGCTCTATTTCGAGCCAGTAACTTTGGTAAATTAAGAATAATGTTTCCAATGATTTCAGAATTAGAAGAATTACGAGCTACAAAAAAAATCATTGAAGAGGTAAAACAGGAATTAAAGACAGAAAAGGTATGTTTTGCTCCGAACATAGAACTTGGCATAATGATTGAAACGCCTTCAGCGGTAATGATTTCAGATATTTTAGCCAAAGAAGTAGATTTTTTTAGCATTGGCACAAATGATTTAATTCAATATACCATTGCCATAGATAGAGTTAATGAACAATTAGCTCATCTTTACAACCCGGCACATCCGGCTATTTTACGCTCTATTAATTATACCATCGAATCTGCACATAATCAGGGAATATGGATAGGTATGTGTGGTGAGATGGCTGGTGACCCATTATTTACGATTATTTTAGTCGGTATGGGAATAGATGAATTAAGTATGTCCAGTAGCTCTATCCCGAAGGTAAAAGAGGTCATTCGGTCAATAAGCCTTATTGAGGCAAAAGAATTAGTGCAAAAAGTACTTAAATTGCACAGCGTCAATGAAGTAGAAAATGTCCTCAAGGAAATAATGTATAAGAAATTCCCTCATTTGTTCAATACAGCAAGAAATCACACTTAGATACTAATTAATTCTTATAATCTCTTTTTTGTGTCTTTGTGGTGAATAGTTACGCGCATCCAATGACTCTATTCGATAATTCATCAAATTTCACTTCGTGCTCTCTGTGCCCTTCGTGGTGAATAGTTACGTTTATTTTATTCAATCGCCATAAAGCGACAGCTGGTAATACAGGTTTTACATCGAATGCATTTCTCTTTATCTATCTTTGCTACTTGTTTCTTTTCCCAGGTAATAGCACTTACAGGACAAGCTTTGGCACATTGACCACACATTTTACACAAGTCAGGAATTACCTCAAACTTCAATAAAGGCAAGCAAGAATGAGCGGGACAATATTTTTCTTTAATATGTGCTTCATACTCGCTCCGAAAATATTTAATGGTCGTTAATACTGGATTAGGTGCTGTTTGTCCCAGCCCACATAAAGATGTATTTTTAATATCTTCTGCTAATTCTTCTAATAATTCAATATCACCTTCTTTTCCATGTCCGCTG
The nucleotide sequence above comes from bacterium. Encoded proteins:
- the ptsP gene encoding phosphoenolpyruvate--protein phosphotransferase: MITSSMLKLKGVIASPGIVIGKAYLLDITKLKITQRKITEEEVENQINSFKEAVLHTEKEIVKIKEKVHEEMGEEYSNIFEAHLLILKDPLLIFEVSERIRKEYINVEYALWEVLQMITENIAGLEDAYMRERVVDIYDIGRRILENLVGTTNLSLQELKEDVIVVAHNLTPSDTSHMYKGKIMGFATDIGGQTSHTAIMARALEIPAVVGLRDITFRVKSGDILIIDGSHGIVIVNPDKATINEYEKKKKIFDEFKAGLAWLKDLPGQTNDGYRVDIAANIELPEEIDVVKDEGAEGIGLYRTEFLYLDRTELPDEDEQLKAYQQVISQMKPYPVTIRTLDVGGDKYLSYLGTPTEVNPFLGLRAIRLCLRYKNMFKTQIRALFRASNFGKLRIMFPMISELEELRATKKIIEEVKQELKTEKVCFAPNIELGIMIETPSAVMISDILAKEVDFFSIGTNDLIQYTIAIDRVNEQLAHLYNPAHPAILRSINYTIESAHNQGIWIGMCGEMAGDPLFTIILVGMGIDELSMSSSSIPKVKEVIRSISLIEAKELVQKVLKLHSVNEVENVLKEIMYKKFPHLFNTARNHT